From one Eucalyptus grandis isolate ANBG69807.140 chromosome 9, ASM1654582v1, whole genome shotgun sequence genomic stretch:
- the LOC104418273 gene encoding transcription factor MYB92 has protein sequence MGRSPCCDESGLKKGPWTPEEDQKLIKHIQKHGHGSWRALPKLAGLNRCGKSCRLRWTNYLRPDIKRGKFSPEEEQTILNLHSILGNKWSAIAGHLPGRTDNEIKNFWNTHLKKKLIQMGFDPMTHRPRTDIFSSLPHLLALVNLKELIDHHSLEEQARLQAEAINKFQYLQYLLQPPTPPVSLTPTTSNNVVTDDVETMKLLNAFASIKENQMMTLSSSPSPSQLEATAHSLFGNAPVSPVHDSYPFAHLPELQNPCSFQTNLSKDHDNNNNNTMVQASEFAIFSQGENSPNSPWLPSSSTPSPPAETSFTNTFNGDGGAVSSIWPDHLLDDFNFS, from the exons ATGGGGAGGTCTCCTTGCTGTGATGAGAGTGGCCTTAAGAAAGGTCCCTGGACTCCTGAGGAAGATCAGAAGCTCATCAAGCACATCCAGAAGCATGGCCATGGCAGCTGGAGAGCTCTCCCCAAGCTTGCTg GTCTCAACAGATGTGGGAAGAGTTGCAGACTGAGATGGACAAACTATCTGAGGCCTGACATCAAGAGAGGCAAATTTTCCCCTGAAGAAGAGCAAACCATCCTCAATCTCCACTCTATCCTCGGCAACAA GTGGTCAGCTATTGCGGGTCACCTACCAGGTCGGACGGATAACGAAATAAAGAACTTCTGGAACACCCATCTCAAAAAGAAGCTGATCCAGATGGGCTTCGACCCGATGACCCACCGGCCCCGAACCGACATATTCTCGAGCCTCCCTCACCTCCTTGCCCTGGTCAACTTGAAGGAGCTCATCGACCACCACTCACTTGAGGAGCAGGCGAGGCTCCAAGCCGAGGCCATCAACAAGTTCCAGTACCTGCAATACCTTCTTCAGCCACCCACACCACCGGTCTCTCTCACTCCCACCACCTCAAACAATGTCGTCACAGATGACGTGGAGACCATGAAGCTCTTGAATGCCTTTGCCTCAATCAAAGAGAACCAAATGATGACcttatcatcatcaccatcacctTCCCAGTTAGAAGCAACCGCTCACTCACTATTTGGGAATGCCCCAGTTAGTCCTGTCCATGATAGTTACCCTTTTGCCCACTTGCCTGAGCTACAAAACCCGTGCAGCTTCCAGACAAACTTGAGCAAGGATCATgataacaacaacaataacactATGGTCCAAGCTAGCGAGTTCGCAATATTCAGCCAAGGAGAGAACTCACCAAATTCTCCTtggcttccttcttcttcaacgCCGTCTCCTCCTGCCGAGACTTCTTTCACCAACACTTTCAACGGCGATGGCGGGGCTGTCTCCTCCATCTGGCCCGACCACCTCCTCGACGATTTCAATTTTTCGTGA